TGTAAGCCGTTTCATAGATCTTTTGAAAAGTCCGCCACATAAAACCCAGTTCCATTTATATGGCACAGCCAACAAAGGGCCACTGGATTTTACGATAAAACTCAAATTCGATGTACGGATGACAGCTAATCCTCTGTAAGTTATAGGTTTAATTCATTGACAGAGCCAGATAAACAGCTATTATGAATAAGTTTAATACACTGATACGGATATTGGTCGTGTGCTTATTATCCTTTACTTCATGTAATAAAGACAAAACTACTGATGAAATCGAGGGACGAGAAATAAAAATCGGACTTTTACTGCCGGTGACGGGGAGCGGAGCATCGGCCGGTGAGAGCATGCAGGCAGCAGTTAACATTGCTTATACGGATATAAATAATTTTCTCACTAACATAGGTTCCCTGTGGCGGCTGAATCTGACTATTGAAGACACCAAGACTGACACGGTAGTGGTGCGGCAAAAGCTGACGGCCATGAGTGAGAAGGGCATTCAGATTGTCGTCGGGCCATATAGCAGTGCTGAAGTGAGGGCTATAAAAAACTATGCCGATCAGATGGGCATTCTGCTGATAAGCCCTTCGAGTGTAGCTCCTTCCCTTGCCATTGCAGACGACAATGTTTTCAGGCTGGCGCCCTGCGATCAATACCAGGGAGAGGCTATGGCAGCCATGCTTGCCGCTGACAGCATGATAGTTTTAATCCCTGTTGTCCGTGATGATATTTGGGGCAATGAACTTCTGGAAGCTACATCTGCAAAATTCAGCCAGGGAGGTGGAAGTACCATGGAAGCAGTAAAATATGATCCATCGGCACAGGATTTTGCACCATACATCAGCCAACTTATCACTAAAGTCTCTGAAGCGCTGTCGTGGCATGCGGCTGATAAGGTCGGCATTTATCTCATCTCCTTTGGCGAGGGCACGACGATCCTCAACCTGGCATCATCTGAAATCCTTTTACAGGATATAAATTGGTATGGCAGTTCGGCTTATGCCGAAGAAAAGTCACTGCCGCTGAATCTGCAGGCAGCAGCGTATGCCAGCTCACATGGCTTTTCCTGTCCTGTGTTTGGATACGATATGTCGGCCAAAGATAAGTGGCAACCCTTGCTGAATCAGATACAGTCGACCATAGGCCGCAAGCCGGAAATTTATGCCCTGGTGGCTTATGATGCGCTGTGGCTGGCTGCATTGACGCACCTGGCAGTAGGCCATTATACCGATATTAACACCCTCAAATATGCCTTCACGTGCCAAGCCAATAATTTTTTCGGCGTCACCGGAAGGACAACACTTAACAGTGCCGGCGACAGAACTTATGCCACCTATGATTTCTGGGGGATAAAACAGTCCTTAAATGATTTTCAATGGCAGCTTGACGCCACGTACAATAATATGACCGGTGAGCTGGTGAGGTACTAGTCGGCAGTCGGCAATCAACAGTCAGCAGTCAGCAGTCGGCAGTTGTCAGTTGGCAATCAGCGGTGTTCATCATAATAAATTACCGATATAGCTTTCACAGAGCGGTCGGAGAAAAAATCAAATGCCGGAAACACCGAAAAATCACCGCCATCCATGTCACCCTTGCGGTCAATGAGCAACAATTTCTGTTGGTCGTTGCGGTTAAAGATCTCACTGTATGAAAAAACACAGCGGTAGCCGTCGGCAGCGACGATGGCGAAGAGGCCATGCCGCAGGCTCCCTGCATTTATTGCATATTCTTTTCCCAGCAAGTCGTCTATCGGCACACCATTAAAGGTTGATATACCGTGTATTCCACGTCCGCGGCCGTAAAAGACAGTGGGATAATGCTGCTTTTGATAGCCGTCGGGATACTTCTTAAGAGTGGTGATAAGTTCCGCATTATTGAATATCCGGATTTCAGGGGAATACAGGGGATCCATATCCCGTTTTACAGGAAAAGATTCCGGATAGGATCTGACCGTTATTTTCACCGGATTGGAGATGTTCCGTTCGGACACCAGGTCACAACCTGCCACCAGCTTAGGTTCTTCCGGTAGTGGCCACAGCTCTTTCGTCTTTGATGGTACAATGCGTGTCACCTGTATAGCAATGATAATGTTATGGCGTTGTGAAGGATAATATATCTCACCCCAGCTGAAAACCACTTTCTCCCCCTTATTATTTTCTACCTCGACAAACAG
The sequence above is a segment of the Bacteroidota bacterium genome. Coding sequences within it:
- a CDS encoding penicillin-binding protein activator, with the translated sequence MNKFNTLIRILVVCLLSFTSCNKDKTTDEIEGREIKIGLLLPVTGSGASAGESMQAAVNIAYTDINNFLTNIGSLWRLNLTIEDTKTDTVVVRQKLTAMSEKGIQIVVGPYSSAEVRAIKNYADQMGILLISPSSVAPSLAIADDNVFRLAPCDQYQGEAMAAMLAADSMIVLIPVVRDDIWGNELLEATSAKFSQGGGSTMEAVKYDPSAQDFAPYISQLITKVSEALSWHAADKVGIYLISFGEGTTILNLASSEILLQDINWYGSSAYAEEKSLPLNLQAAAYASSHGFSCPVFGYDMSAKDKWQPLLNQIQSTIGRKPEIYALVAYDALWLAALTHLAVGHYTDINTLKYAFTCQANNFFGVTGRTTLNSAGDRTYATYDFWGIKQSLNDFQWQLDATYNNMTGELVRY